One window of Raphanus sativus cultivar WK10039 unplaced genomic scaffold, ASM80110v3 Scaffold1102, whole genome shotgun sequence genomic DNA carries:
- the LOC108850154 gene encoding putative 57 kDa heat shock protein, protein MAAVPLTPLPQSPDLEGFSNPFLLTGPKGFEEFITFPGNDDTFVRLDLPGVPEECVRVVLSRSKKAVIVYGEAHKVHSHDSSPRSYLNIIRTICTCCDFSSFTYQMADGVIRLLLSKTSTDPSCIPVLDVCYGEGKVYESKQLENGSLYVRLDMPGVPRDNFAVTVANGRVKVTGQAPSVSYDSDGRFYSAGVAMLSAPVNIPSRRIKTIAKNGVIRLLIPPL, encoded by the exons ATGGCCGCCGTCCCTCTAACTCCCCTCCCTCAGTCTCCCGATCTCG AAGGGTTTTCAAACCCGTTTCTGTTGACTGGGCCGAAAGGGTTTGAGGAGTTCATTACGTTTCCTGGGAACGATGATACTTTCGTGAGGCTTGACCTTCCCGGCGTCCCAGAAGAGTGTGTGAGGGTTGTCCTCAGCAGGTCGAAGAAAGCTGTGATCGTCTACGGAGAAGCACACAAGGTCCACTCACACGACTCCTCTCCCCGGAGTTACCTCAACATCATCAGAACCATCTGCACTTGCTGTGACTTCTCCAGTTTCACCTACCAAATGGCCGACGGCGTTATCAGACTTCTCCTCTCCAAGACTAGCACCGATCCCTCCTGCATCC CGGTTCTTGATGTCTGTTACGGAGAAg GTAAGGTGTACGAGTCGAAGCAGCTCGAAAACGGCAGTCTCTACGTGCGTTTAGACATGCCTGGCGTTCCTAGAGACAACTTTGCCGTCACTGtcgctaacgggagagtgaagGTGACTGGTCAAGCTCCTTCCGTTAGCTACGACTCAGATGGTCGGTTCTACTCTGCTGGCGTGGCTATGCTCTCCGCTCCTGTCAACATTCCTAGCCGTCGGATCAAAACCATCGCCAAGAACGGTGTGATTCGCCTCCTCATCCCTCCTCTTTGA